In Vibrio fluvialis, the DNA window TAAGCGAAGGTTTTTGAACAAATCGCCCACGCCGCTTCCCACGACAGGTCGCGCTCATCAATCAGGATGCGCATCAGCTCAGGGATCGCGATGGTTGGGTGCGTGTCGTTGAGCTGAATGGTTTCTTGTTTTGACAGATCAGCCAACGCAAAACCAGCCGCTTCATGGCGACGCAGAATGTCGCGAATCGACGCAGCACTGTGGAAGTACTGCTGCATCAGACGCAGTGTTTTGCCTTTCTCGTGGTTGTCGTTCGGGTACAGCACCTTAGTGATGTTGCCCGCGTCAATCAGTGAGTGCTGCGCTTCAAAGTAGTTGCCGTTGTTGAAGCTTTCCAGTGAGAACGGTGCGATCGCGCGGCATTCCCACAAGCGCAACGGGTAGACCGTCTCGCTCTGGTAACCGACAATCGGCAGATCCCACGGCATCGCCTGAACCAGCATACCCGGTACCCAGCGGCGCTTCTCTTTGCCGTTGTCCTGATACACTTCCACATGACCGTAGAAACCGATTTCCTGTTTCAGTTCAGGGCGTGCCACTTCCCAAGGGTAACCTTCAACACCGCACCAGGCATCGGGTGCTTCTTTCTGATGGCCTTGTTCAAAAGATTGTTTAAACAGGCCGTACTCATAGTGCAGACCATAACCCACTGTCGGGTATTCCTGCGCAGCACAAGAGTCCATAAAACACGCCGCCAGTCGGCCCAGACCGCCGTTACCCAGTGACGGATCGCGCTCTTCTTCGAGCAGATCGGTCAGGCTTTGGCCCAGTTCGGTCATCGCTGCTGAAATCTCTTCGTACAGCCCCATGCTGATCAGGTTGTTGCCTGTCAGGCGGCCGATCAGAAATTCCAGTGACAAGTAGTTCAGGCTTTTCGCGTTAACAATGCGCTCGTCCTGCTCGGTTTGCAGCAGATCAAACGTGGTTAATTCGGCCAGGGCACGGCCCATCGCCAAATACCAAGAGCGGCTGGATGCGTGCTCAATCGTCGTCGCGTAGGTAGCAGTCAGGTGGCGTTTTACGTTTTCTTGGAACAAAGCTTTATCAAAACTTTTTTGTTGAGTAGGTTTCATTGAGAAATCTCACTTTTCGGTTCTAATCCATCTGAGACATATCGTGCATCTGCTACGCAATCAAAACATCCTCCTGTTTCCGGCGGAATTTAGGAGGAGGAGTCAGGGCGTAGAAGGGGTAGCACCTGAGTTGGAGTGATCTATCTCCCATTGATTGGGCAAGTCGCGAAATTATGAGTGACAGGGATCACGGCAACCATCTCCATAACCCTAGTGGAGATTTATTAAACGCAGGTTTCTCCGCCTGAAATCATTTGCTCAATGTGCAGCCGCGATCACAAACTATTCGTTCTCGTTACGCAGATTTCACTAATTTTCGTAGAGGGTGATAGTCATACACCGCTAGCTACGCACCATTTTAGTGATTAACTTCACAATAATGGGGCGTAGTTGAGTGAGAAGTGTGAAACCTGCAAAAATCTCGTGGGCGATCAATAAACGTAGGGAAAGACATCAAGTAACATCTTCATCATTAAACCGTGAGCTAGCCCTCACTACTTATTACAAAGAGACAGAAACGGGAAGTACGACGATGTGGATACCCTCTAAATTAACTCGCCCCGGACGGCTGCATAACGCCATCGTCAGGCCGCGGGTATTAGAACTGTTGCAGCAGGCTCCCTGCTATAAACTCGTTCTGTTCCGCTCGCCCGCTGGCTATGGCAAAACCACCATGGCGGCGCAGTGGCTGGCGGACAAACCGAATGTCGGTTGGTACAGCATCGATGAAAGCGACAACGACACGTTCCGCTTCATGAACTACCTGCTGCAAGCGATCAACAAAGCCACATCGCAAAGCTGCCCGAACGCGCAAAAGCTGGCGGAGCGTCGCCAGTTCTCTTCTCTACATTCTCTCTTTAGTGAAGTGTTTGCCGAAATGTCGGATTTTCATCAGGAATGCTTTGTCGTGCTGGATGACTACCATCTGATTTCGGATGAAGAGATCCACGAAGCTATGCGCTTTTTCCTCAAGCACATGCCCGACAACCTGACACTGGTCGTGACCAGCCGCATGACGCCGCCGCTGGGTACCGCCAACCTGCGCGTGCGCGATCTGATGATCGAAATTGGCAACGAGCTGCTGGCCTTTGATACCGAAGAAACCACCCGCTTCTTTAACCAGCGCGTCGCCGATGGCATTGATGACATCACAGCCGTCAGCCTGCGTAATTATGTTGAAGGCTGGCCGTCAGCCCTGCAATTGATCGCTTTGCAGGCGCAGCATCAGAAACGCACTCTGGCGCAAACGGCAGAATCGGTATCGCACTTTAACCACGCGCATTTGTGGGACTATCTGGTGGAAGAGGTATTTGACCTGCTCGATCAGGAAACACGCTACTTCCTGATGCAGTGCTCCGTGCTGGATCATTTCAATGACGCCTTGGTATCTGCGCTCACCAAGCGCGATGACGCGCTGAGCATGATTGAATCGCTCAACCGCTATGGCCTGTTTATCTACCCGCTGGAAGGCGAGCAGAACTGGTATCGCTTCCACAACCTGTTTGCAGAGTTTCTTGCCCACCAGCGTATGGCGCGCATTCCGCAGCAAGAACAAGAGCTTCACCGCGCTGCAGCCCGCGCGTGGCTGGAAGCCAATACGCCGCATCAGGCACTGCGTCATGCACACCTCGCTCAGGACACAGACTTACTGGCCAGTATTCTGACTCAGCACGGCTGGAAGATGTTCAACCAGGGCGAATTGGAAGTGCTCGAAGCGGCAATCAACCTGCTCACGCCAACGCAGCTCTACAGCGAGCCGAAACTTTGCCTGCTGCAAGCCTGGCTGGCGCAGAGTCAGCACCGTTACGATGATGTCGGCGATATGCTGATCCGCGCCGACAAAGAGATGAAAGCGCTCAACGTTGAGCCAAGCAGCAAAGAACAGGGCGAATTCAACGCGCTACGTGCGCAGGTTGCCATCAACCAGAACGCACCGGAAAAAGCGCTGGAGCTGGCCGAACTGGCCCTGAGTCAGCTTGATAACACCATTTACCGTAGCCGCATCGTAGCAACCTCGGTGGTGGGCGAAGTCAATCATGTGCTGGGGCAACTGAGCCGCGCGCTGTCGATGATGCAGCAGACCGAAAAACTGGCGCGCCAGTATCAGGTTTACCATCAGGCACTGTGGGCGCTGCTACAACAAAGCGAAATTCTGATCGCACAAGGTTACGTGCAGGCCGCATTTGAGGTGCAGGACAATGCATTCAAGCTGGTCGAAGAGCAGCATCTGCACCAAGTGCCGCTGCACGAATTCCTGCTGCGTATCCGCGCGCAAATTCTGTGGTGCTGGAATCGTCTGGATGAAGCCGAAGAGTGTGCCTATAAAGGGCTGGATGTGCTCGGCAATCACTCACCAAGTCAGCACCTGCACAGTTACTCGATGCTGGCACGCATTGCGATTGGTCGTGGCGAGCTGGATAAAGCCGGCCGCTTTATCGAACAGATTCAGCATCTGATGAAACAATCCAACTACCACGTCGACTGGACCGCGAACGCCTCACTGTCGCTGATCCTCTACTGGCAGGCACGTGGCGATCTGGATGCAATGCAAACCTGGCTGGAGACCGCTTCCAGACCGGAGCGCGCCTGCAACCACTTCTCGCAATTGCAGTGGCGCAACATCGCTCGCGTGCAGATCAATCTGGAACGCTACGAAGATGCGGAGCAAACGCTCACTTTCATGCAAGAACAGGCGCAGCAGTATCAGCTCATCACCGATATGAACCGCAACCTGATTGTAGAAGCGAACCTCGCGACTTCTGGCGGTCAGGAGGAACTGGCACGCGAGAAAATCAAAGAAGCGCTGCGTCTGACCAACCAGACCGGCATGATTGGCAACTTCCTGATTGATGGCTACAAGATTGGCCACTTGCTGGAAAAACTGGTACATCGGGTTGAACTCGGCGATTTAGAACGTCATCGCGCGCAGCAACTGATGAAAGAGATTTCGACCACCCAGCGCAGCCGCTCAGTGCATTTCGACGAAGAGTTTGTCGAGAAGCTCATCAACCACCCGAATATTCCGGAGTTAGTGCGCACCAGCCCGCTGACGCAGCGCGAATGGCAGGTGCTGGGGCTGATTTACTCCGGCTTTAGTAATGAGCAGATTGCGCAGGAGCTGGATGTGGCAGGAACCACCATCAAAACCCACATTCGTAACCTGTATCAGAAGCTCAACATCGCCAACCGTAAAGAGGCGATTCGCACCGCAGAGAATCTGCTGCAATTGATGGGTTACTAATCGAAAGCCAGAAACGCAAAGAGCCAGCTATCGCTGGCTCTTTTTATTCTTGCGGTGTCGCCTTAGAACGGCTTTGGCGCAAACCCGGTCATCACTTCCAAACGCAGCGCTTTACCGACTTTGGTCATCGGGTGCACCACAACCAGACCTTTGACTGATTTCTTCAGCTTACCCAGATCCGCCTGCTCGGCTTTGGTGATTTCGCGCGAGAAAGGCATATCCGCCAGCTTCTTACGCTCTTTATTCGTCTCGTAATCGTTTTTGCCTTTTAGGCCGTTCAGCTTCTTCGACAGCTCTTCCACCTCATCGGTGAACTTGCTGATCATCGCGTCATCGCCGCGAGTCTTAGCAGCATCCAACTTGTGACGGCAGGTATCGAGACGGTTATGCATTTGTTGAATGTCGTTTTTTAGACTCATGGAAAAACCCTCTTTGTAGATCGGGCACGGAGTATAGCACAATGCGTCAACGCGTAACGGTTTTCTCACCAACAAAATATCCGCTATGGCGGAAAAGAAAAGGCGCCCATAAAGGGCGCCTTTGAGCTTGTGACGGGTTGGAAGCTAGATAGTCAGAGGAATCAGTTCCAAGCCAAGAACAGAACTGATGCCCATCACTACCAGCAGTGACACTTTAAACACCGTTTTTGACCATTCAACATAGTTGTCTTCGGTCACCGGTTTGAAAGTCACTTTGGTCCACATGAAGCACACGGCAGAAGCAATCACCAGATACTCGTAGCCACACTCCCCGAGAAGGAACAAAGCCAAAGCCACCAGGTTGAATGCCACCACATACGCCATCATGTGTTTGCGTGCTTTTTCAATGCCAGATACAACCGGCAATACAGGAATGCCGGCGGTCTTGTAATCTTGCATACGGAACATCGCAATCGCGTAGGAATGCGGCATCTGCCACAGGCAGAACAGTGCAAACAGCAGTACCGCTTCCAGGCTGATGTAATTGGTTACGGCAAGGTAACCCACCAGCGGTGGTACGGCGCCAGAGACGCTACCGACTAAAGTGCCGTACACAGAGGTGCGTTTGTACCACATGGTGTAGAAGAACACGTAAAACACGTATCCCAACAACACCACCACTGTCGAGAGCGGGTTGGCCATGCGATAAAGCAGAGCCGTGCCGCCCAGCAGCAGAGCGATAGCGTAGACAAACGCGTGGTCAACATTGATTTCCCCTTGCGCCAGTAAACGGCCACGAGTGCGATCCATTCGCAAATCGATATCACGATCGAAAATGTTGTTCACCACACAGCCTGACGCAATCACCATTGCCACACCCGCCAAGGTGTATGCCAGCAAAGCCACATCAGCCGCCTCAGATTTCGCTGCGAGGAAGTACCCCGCAGCGACTGAGATCAGGTTACCGATGATGATGCCCGGCTTGGTGATAGAGATGTAACCTTTAATCATGGATGCCTACATCGCCATGTTGATGTTGAGGTTCCACATGATCCAGATTGAACCACCAATCAGAATCAGTACCACCATGGCGGTAAACATCAGAGACACAAAGTTCCAACGGCCATCTTCGGTACGGGTTTCCATGTGCAGGAAGTACACAAAGTGCACAAACACCTGCACGATCGCGCAGCCAAACATCAGAGCGTAAGTAACCGTCTCTGGCAGGCTTTGAGTCGCGACAAAGTAGAACGGGATAATGGTCAGGATCAGTGACGCAATAAAGCCCTTGATGTAATCGTTTTTACCAGAATCTACGTGTTGGTTGCTCATTACATTACTCCCAGTAGGTAGACGATGGTGAATACACAGATCCAAACGATATCCAGGAAGTGCCAGAACAAGCTTAAGCAGTTAAAGCGGGTTTCCATCATTTCGTTCAGGCCTTTGCTGTTGAGTTGCCAGTAGCACACTGCCAGCCAAATCAGACCAAAGCTTACGTGCAGACCGTGCGTGCCCACCAGCGTAAAGAACGCCGACAGGAATGCACTGCGCTGCGGACCTGCGCCTTCTGCAATCAGGTGATGGAACTCGTACAGTTCCATGCCGATAAAGCCAGCACCCAACAGGAAGGTCACCGCCAGCCAACGTTTCAGGCCAGCGATGTCTTTGCGTTTCATCGCAATCATACCGAAACCAAACGTGATACTACTGAACAGCAGCAGCATGGTTTCAGCGAAAACGAATGGCAGTTCAAACAGCTCTTTGCCGGTTGGACCGCCAGCGGTCGCGTTAGACAGGACGGCGAACGTTGCAAACAAGCTTGCAAACAGAACGCAGTCGCTCATCAGGTAGATCCAGAAACCGAACAGCTTGTTGCCACCGGTGTCGTGATGATCGTGATCATGTGCGCCATGAACATTAGCGTGCATAGGTCACCTCCATATCTTCATCGTCACCCTGGTCGCCAGACACTGGGTTAGCGGTCGCTTGCGCAGCACGTTTACGGTGCGCTTCTTCAATCGCTTTGATTTCATCAACCTGAACGTAGTAGTCGAGGTCTTCGTTGAAGCTGTGTTTGATACTGGTTACGACGATACCGATAAAACCGATAGCCGCCAGCCACCAGATGTACCAAATCATCGCGAAGCCGAAGATCAGTGCCCAAGCCGATACGTAGATACCCGTTGGTGTGTTCTTAGGCATATGAATTGGCTGGTATTCCACTTCTTTGTTCAGATCGTGTTCACCGCGCTCTTTCTGGTACCAGAAGGCATCCAGTTCGTCGCCTTTCGGCAGCACTGCGAAGTTGTAGAACGGAGGAGGAGATGACGTTGCCCATTCCAGAGTACGGCCACCCCATGGGTCGCCAGTCAGATCCAGGTTCTGTTTACGGTCACGCACACTCACGTAGATCTGAATGAACTGACACAGGACGCCCAGCGCAACAATTGCCGTACCAAAGGCAGCAACCGCCAACAGAGGGAAGAACTCATGGTCGATGTTCTGGCTGATACGACGAGTCATACCCATAAAGCCCAGCGCGTAAAGCGGCAGGAATGCCAGAATGAAACCGGTCAACCAGCACCAGAACGCACGTTTACCCCAAGTTTCATTCAGAGTGAAACCGGTCGCTTTCGGGAACCAGTAAGTGATCGCTGCGAAACAGCCGAACACTACACCACCGATAATAACGTTGTGGAAGTGCGCGATCAGGAATACCGAGTTGTGCAGTACGAAGTCCGCACCCGGTACGGCCATCAGAACGCCAGTCATACCACCGATAGAGAACGAAATCAGGAAGCCGACCGTCCACATCATTGGTGTTGTGAACTGAATGCGACCACGGTACATGGTGAACAACCAGTTGAAAATCTTAACCCCGGTCGGGATAGAGATGATCATGGTCGCGATACCGAAGAACGCGTTCACGTTCGCGCCGCCACCCATGGTGAAGAAGTGGTGCAGCCAAACAACAAACGCCAGAATGGTGATAACAATCGTTGCCCAAACCAGAGAGGTGTAACCGAACAGTTTCTTACGCGAGAACGTCGCAGTGACTTCTGAGAACACACCGAACACTGGCAGAACCAGGATGTACACTTCTGGGTGACCCCAAGCCCAAATCAGGTTGACATACATCATCATGTTGCCACCCATATCATTGGTGAAGAAGTGCATGCCTAGGTAACGGTCAAGCGTCAGCAGAGCAATGGTTACGGTCAGAATCGGGAACGAGATAATGATCAGGATGTTGGCGCAGAACGATGCCCAAGTGAATACTGGCATTTTCATCAGCGGCATAGACGGCGTACGCATACGCAGAATCGTCGCGAAGAAGTTCACACCCGTCAGCGTGGTACCGACACCGGATATCTGCAGTGCCCATATCCAGTAGTCGACCCCGACACCCGGACTCGCATCAATGCCAGACAATGGCGGGTATGCAAGCCAACCGGTACGGCCGAACTCACCCACAGCCAGAGACATGTTGGTCAGGATGACACCGACAACAAACAGCCAGAAGCTCAGGTTGTTCAGGTATGGGAACGCCACGTCACGAGCACCGATTTGCAGCGGCACCACGATGTTCATCAAACCGATGACCAGCGGCATTGCCACGAAGAAAATCATGATCACGCCGTGCGCGGTAAAGATTTGGTCGTAGTGGTGCTGAGGCAGGTAACCTGCTTCACCCGCTGACGACAGCAATTGTTGGCTACGCATCATCACTGCATCGGCAAAACCACGAATTAACATGATCATCGCGACAGCAATGTACATAAAGCCCAGTTTTTTGTGGTCTACCGAAGTAAACCATTCATTCCACAGGTACTGCCATTTACCCATACGAGTAATGGTCACTACCACAGCAAGGCCAACAAGCGCGATCACTGCCATAGTGATCATGATGATAGGCTCATGATATGGAATGGAATCTAGTGTTAGTCTTCCAAACATCGTTTGTTACCCTTTATGTTCTGCCATGTTCATATGACCATGCTCTTCAGCTTCACCACCCATGCTGTGAGAACCCATAAACTGCATAACCACAGTCGAGAACAAGTCATGAGGGACGTGAGAGAAGTAAGTCACAGGAACGTCTTCACTTGGTTTCGCAAGCGCTTGGTAATCGCTGAAATCGTGCAGCATTTTTGGCTGTGATTTCACTTCGTTAACCCAGCTGTCGAAGCTCTGTTGATCTGGCAGTGCATTTGCCACGAACTTCATGTGCGAGAAACCTTCGCCGCTGTAGCTGGCAGACATGCCTTTGAACTCACCTTCGTGGTTCGCAATCAGGTGCAGACGAGTCACCATGCCAGGCATCGCGTAGATCTGGCTGCCCAGTTGCGGAATAAAGAAGGAGTTCATGATGTTGTCAGAAGTGATTTTGAACTTCACAGGAACATCTTTCGGGAATGCGACGTAGTTGACGGTAGCAATCTGCTGCTCTGGATAGATGAATAGCCATTTCCAGTCCAGTGAAACAACTTCAATCGTCATCGGTTTGACGTCACTTTGAAGTGGGACGGATGGCTCCAGCTCATGCGTAGAACGCCAGGTAATCACACCCAAAATCGCGATGATGATGATTGGAATCGTCCAAACCACCACTTCGATTTTGGTCGAGTGAGACCATTCTGGTGTGTATTCTACGTCAGTGTTGCTCGCACGGTATTTGTAGGAGAAGTAAATTGTCATCAGAATCACGGGGATGACGACAATCAACATCAGAACAAGAGCGGTGATGATCAACTCTTTTTCACGTACCCCTACCATGCCCTTGGGATCAAGCAAAGCAGATTGACATCCTGAGAGGAGCAAAATTGCAAAAAACAATCCCGCTCTCGACAAGATGTTTTTGTATCTTGAGGCTTCCATTGACTTTCTCGACTGTATTTGCAGATTTCCACCGACAAAAGTTGGCACTTTTTGGAATCTGCGGTTGATGTTTATGAGTATTTTTATATGTGTTGAGCTTGAACAAATGTTTACTTGAGGTAACATTCGCGTGCACGCAAGTCATGAACATCGACATACGTCCAACAATTCAACTCACGCCAAAACACAAATGTCACAGTCGGAAACATTTTGTTACATCCGGCGCATTATGCGGACATTAAGTCCGAATCACAGTAGATCAAATTGCAATCTTACCTTTCATAAATGGAATCATTAGTAAATTTAAACCTTTACTAATGTGGGGTTACACACTTCAAACACCTGTTATATCTGAAAAGTTTCTTTGATTTGGATCAAGAAATGTCATACTTTTGTGCTAAGAAGAAAAGTTAATAAGCTCGAATGATGTCACAAATTACGATTTTTTTTGATGGGCGCTGTCCGCTCTGCTTTCGCGAAATGTGCGCATTAAAGCAGCATTATGTTCATAATTCCATCACCCTGATCGACATCCACAGTGAAGCCATGGACGCCTATCCCGAGATCGACGCAGAAGAAGCGCGGCGGATCCTGCTCGCCTACAATTCGCAAGGTGAGCTGATCCGAGGATTGGATGCGCTACATTTGGCCTGGTCTTTGGTCGGTAGGCCGTGGATCTATGCCATGACACGCTGGCCTGTTATCCGCCCACTCGCCAATTACGGCTATTTATTGTTCGCTCGTCATCGCTACACATTATCCCGCTGGCTGACAGGTCAGAGCCGTTGCGATAACGATCAATGTCGACGCAAATAACAAAATCGAACCAACTCCCCTCCCCCGTAACAAAACTGCGCTACGATTACTGAGTAAAACAACAATAAGCCACCTCAAACCAGAGCGCAGGCAAAAGACAATCACCTTTACTGGACGGGACACGCTATGAATTTAACCATACGTCATCGACTCTATATTTTGTCGATCGTGCCGCTGCTGATCATCGCCATCAGTATGATGTACTTTACTTTTACCGAGACCCAGAGCTTCAGTCACACTCAAATGGCCAACACGCGCGAAGCGATGATGGACATGAAGAAGGCGGAGCTTAAAGCGTATTTACAGATCGCCGAATCCGCACTGACGCCGCTGAAAAACCGCCAAGCGACCCGCGAGGATGCGGTCGCGATTTTGCAGGAGATTGCGTTTGGCCAAAATGGCTACCTGTTTGGCTATGACAGCAAAGGCACCCGAGTCTTACT includes these proteins:
- the malT gene encoding HTH-type transcriptional regulator MalT, which encodes MWIPSKLTRPGRLHNAIVRPRVLELLQQAPCYKLVLFRSPAGYGKTTMAAQWLADKPNVGWYSIDESDNDTFRFMNYLLQAINKATSQSCPNAQKLAERRQFSSLHSLFSEVFAEMSDFHQECFVVLDDYHLISDEEIHEAMRFFLKHMPDNLTLVVTSRMTPPLGTANLRVRDLMIEIGNELLAFDTEETTRFFNQRVADGIDDITAVSLRNYVEGWPSALQLIALQAQHQKRTLAQTAESVSHFNHAHLWDYLVEEVFDLLDQETRYFLMQCSVLDHFNDALVSALTKRDDALSMIESLNRYGLFIYPLEGEQNWYRFHNLFAEFLAHQRMARIPQQEQELHRAAARAWLEANTPHQALRHAHLAQDTDLLASILTQHGWKMFNQGELEVLEAAINLLTPTQLYSEPKLCLLQAWLAQSQHRYDDVGDMLIRADKEMKALNVEPSSKEQGEFNALRAQVAINQNAPEKALELAELALSQLDNTIYRSRIVATSVVGEVNHVLGQLSRALSMMQQTEKLARQYQVYHQALWALLQQSEILIAQGYVQAAFEVQDNAFKLVEEQHLHQVPLHEFLLRIRAQILWCWNRLDEAEECAYKGLDVLGNHSPSQHLHSYSMLARIAIGRGELDKAGRFIEQIQHLMKQSNYHVDWTANASLSLILYWQARGDLDAMQTWLETASRPERACNHFSQLQWRNIARVQINLERYEDAEQTLTFMQEQAQQYQLITDMNRNLIVEANLATSGGQEELAREKIKEALRLTNQTGMIGNFLIDGYKIGHLLEKLVHRVELGDLERHRAQQLMKEISTTQRSRSVHFDEEFVEKLINHPNIPELVRTSPLTQREWQVLGLIYSGFSNEQIAQELDVAGTTIKTHIRNLYQKLNIANRKEAIRTAENLLQLMGY
- a CDS encoding YibL family ribosome-associated protein, whose translation is MSLKNDIQQMHNRLDTCRHKLDAAKTRGDDAMISKFTDEVEELSKKLNGLKGKNDYETNKERKKLADMPFSREITKAEQADLGKLKKSVKGLVVVHPMTKVGKALRLEVMTGFAPKPF
- the cyoE gene encoding heme o synthase codes for the protein MIKGYISITKPGIIIGNLISVAAGYFLAAKSEAADVALLAYTLAGVAMVIASGCVVNNIFDRDIDLRMDRTRGRLLAQGEINVDHAFVYAIALLLGGTALLYRMANPLSTVVVLLGYVFYVFFYTMWYKRTSVYGTLVGSVSGAVPPLVGYLAVTNYISLEAVLLFALFCLWQMPHSYAIAMFRMQDYKTAGIPVLPVVSGIEKARKHMMAYVVAFNLVALALFLLGECGYEYLVIASAVCFMWTKVTFKPVTEDNYVEWSKTVFKVSLLVVMGISSVLGLELIPLTI
- the cyoD gene encoding cytochrome o ubiquinol oxidase subunit IV, with protein sequence MSNQHVDSGKNDYIKGFIASLILTIIPFYFVATQSLPETVTYALMFGCAIVQVFVHFVYFLHMETRTEDGRWNFVSLMFTAMVVLILIGGSIWIMWNLNINMAM
- the cyoC gene encoding cytochrome o ubiquinol oxidase subunit III, which encodes MHANVHGAHDHDHHDTGGNKLFGFWIYLMSDCVLFASLFATFAVLSNATAGGPTGKELFELPFVFAETMLLLFSSITFGFGMIAMKRKDIAGLKRWLAVTFLLGAGFIGMELYEFHHLIAEGAGPQRSAFLSAFFTLVGTHGLHVSFGLIWLAVCYWQLNSKGLNEMMETRFNCLSLFWHFLDIVWICVFTIVYLLGVM
- the cyoB gene encoding cytochrome o ubiquinol oxidase subunit I; protein product: MFGRLTLDSIPYHEPIIMITMAVIALVGLAVVVTITRMGKWQYLWNEWFTSVDHKKLGFMYIAVAMIMLIRGFADAVMMRSQQLLSSAGEAGYLPQHHYDQIFTAHGVIMIFFVAMPLVIGLMNIVVPLQIGARDVAFPYLNNLSFWLFVVGVILTNMSLAVGEFGRTGWLAYPPLSGIDASPGVGVDYWIWALQISGVGTTLTGVNFFATILRMRTPSMPLMKMPVFTWASFCANILIIISFPILTVTIALLTLDRYLGMHFFTNDMGGNMMMYVNLIWAWGHPEVYILVLPVFGVFSEVTATFSRKKLFGYTSLVWATIVITILAFVVWLHHFFTMGGGANVNAFFGIATMIISIPTGVKIFNWLFTMYRGRIQFTTPMMWTVGFLISFSIGGMTGVLMAVPGADFVLHNSVFLIAHFHNVIIGGVVFGCFAAITYWFPKATGFTLNETWGKRAFWCWLTGFILAFLPLYALGFMGMTRRISQNIDHEFFPLLAVAAFGTAIVALGVLCQFIQIYVSVRDRKQNLDLTGDPWGGRTLEWATSSPPPFYNFAVLPKGDELDAFWYQKERGEHDLNKEVEYQPIHMPKNTPTGIYVSAWALIFGFAMIWYIWWLAAIGFIGIVVTSIKHSFNEDLDYYVQVDEIKAIEEAHRKRAAQATANPVSGDQGDDEDMEVTYAR
- the cyoA gene encoding ubiquinol oxidase subunit II, with the protein product MEASRYKNILSRAGLFFAILLLSGCQSALLDPKGMVGVREKELIITALVLMLIVVIPVILMTIYFSYKYRASNTDVEYTPEWSHSTKIEVVVWTIPIIIIAILGVITWRSTHELEPSVPLQSDVKPMTIEVVSLDWKWLFIYPEQQIATVNYVAFPKDVPVKFKITSDNIMNSFFIPQLGSQIYAMPGMVTRLHLIANHEGEFKGMSASYSGEGFSHMKFVANALPDQQSFDSWVNEVKSQPKMLHDFSDYQALAKPSEDVPVTYFSHVPHDLFSTVVMQFMGSHSMGGEAEEHGHMNMAEHKG
- a CDS encoding thiol-disulfide oxidoreductase DCC family protein produces the protein MSQITIFFDGRCPLCFREMCALKQHYVHNSITLIDIHSEAMDAYPEIDAEEARRILLAYNSQGELIRGLDALHLAWSLVGRPWIYAMTRWPVIRPLANYGYLLFARHRYTLSRWLTGQSRCDNDQCRRK